Proteins from one Acropora muricata isolate sample 2 chromosome 9, ASM3666990v1, whole genome shotgun sequence genomic window:
- the LOC136929779 gene encoding C-reactive protein-like isoform X1: protein MMVCEFSPRFVQVQLIFFIVAILAVLCTSSFAFHPVTFPNYALVGHTYRSLQGLEWLNCIRSCHEDPKCFSYNFFHSTEDDTGECQMIDCGLDDPCSTERLVFSPGVVFQQIAATEFEEECHSQSEEHKEQSNFILDFPSPASESNYAKGNLKNPILTELTVCFWINSPKPEDRRTVFSYFGNNYKTELALEISDLNKIIFTVGGEERTITAEVNDSRWHHVCVVWSKSDGRFKFFQDGVVKEDKTEFRKNYSIISKGSLVLGQDQIDRNSFNLSKSFEGKLYNFNIWNRTLRKMTILRKFKNCRERGGNVIRWRRFKRGVKGNVKVVRPSACVLFNV from the exons ATGATGGTCTGTGAGTTTTCCCCGAGATTTGTTCAGGTACAGCTTATCTTCTTCATCGTGGCGATACTTGCTGTATTATGTACTTCATCGTTCGCATTTCATCCTGTCACTTTTCCCAATTACGCTTTAGTCGGTCATACGTATCGTTCGTTGCAAGGCCTTGAATGGCTTAATTGCATTCGTTCTTGCCACGAAGATCCAAAGTGTTTTTCCTACAACTTTTTTCATTCAACCGAGGATGATACTGGCGAGTGTCAGATGATCGATTGCGGATTGGACGACCCATGCTCCACAGAGCGTCTTGTATTTTCTCCTGGAGTAGTATTTCAACAGATTGCGGCAACAGAG TTCGAGGAAGAGTGCCACTCACAGTCAGAAGAACACAAGGAACAATCAA ACTTTATTTTAGATTTTCCTTCACCCGCATCGGAATCCAATTACGCTAAAGGGaacttgaaaaatcccattctAACCGAGTTGACTGTGTGCTTCTGGATCAATAGCCCAAAACCCGAGGATCGCCGCACTGTGTTCAGCTACTTTGGAAACAACTACAAAACGGAGTTAGCGCTGGAGATTTCtgatttaaacaaaataatatttacagtGGGAGGAGAGGAAAG AACAATTACGGCTGAAGTAAATGACAGCAGATGGCACCATGTTTGCGTTGTGTGGTCGAAATCTGACGGGAGATTTAAGTTCTTCCAAGATGGAGTGGTTAAAGAAGACAAAACGGAATTTCGGAAAAATTACAGCATCATATCCAAAGGAAGTCTTGTCCTGGGACAGGACCAAATCGATCGcaattcatttaatttaagtAAATCATTCGAAGGCAAACTGTACAACTTTAATATATGGAATCGCACCCTACGTAAAATGACAATTCTCAGAAAGTTTAAAAACTGCCGAGAAAGAGGAGGGAACGTAATCAGATGGCGACGATTTAAACGTGGGGTTAAAGGAAACGTGAAAGTCGTTAGACCTTCCGCTTGCGTTCTCTTCAATGTGTAG
- the LOC136929784 gene encoding transmembrane protein 199-like isoform X1, with amino-acid sequence MAVDLVLTKHIQEAIVEALQSNYLPHDLEKQLSQYTGECLDKDESNSTEKKISVIPFKLVKRLWECHSEHVGAADLPSKLYLHELLTGSEIYVEPLRLPEKSPELIARLNKLKAEQEQAEYNRMITNVDRKWNQSDGMHLGQEIRSGRKQLASIVNFLLSVVATFAFGYVASQYAFPSEAVRVLIGLSMAFAVAIAELYFMARVEI; translated from the exons ATGGCGGTCGATCTAGTACTAACGAAACACATTCAAGAAGCCATTGTAGAGGCCTTGCAAAGCAACTATCTTCCCCATGATCTCGAAAAGCAGTTGTCACAGTACACTGGAGAATGCCTGGATAAGGATGAATCAAATTCAACCGAGAAGAAAATATCAGTCATTCCTTTCAAATTAGTGAAGAGGCTTTGGGAATGTCATTCAGAACATGTGGGCGCAG CAGATTTGCCCTCCAAGCTGTATTTACATGAACTTTTAACTGGGAGTGAAATTTATGTGGAGCCTTTAAGATTACCAGAAAAG AGTCCGGAACTGATAGCCCGTCTGAATAAGCTGAAAGCAGAACAAGAACAAGCAGAGTACAACAGAATGATCACTAATGTTGATAGAAAG TGGAATCAAAGTGATGGAATGCATCTTGGACAGGAAA ttcgcTCAGGACGGAAGCAATTGGCATCAATAGTTAACTTTCTCTTGTCAGTCGTAGCAACATTTGCCTTTGGTTACGTAGCATCTCAGTATGCTTTTCCCTCTGAAGCTGTG AGGGTTCTTATTGGTCTCTCAATGGCTTTTGCTGTAGCAATTGCAGAATTATACTTTATGGCCAGAGTAGAAATTTGA
- the LOC136929784 gene encoding transmembrane protein 199-like isoform X2, giving the protein MAVDLVLTKHIQEAIVEALQSNYLPHDLEKQLSQYTGECLDKDESNSTEKKISVIPFKLVKRLWECHSEHVGADLPSKLYLHELLTGSEIYVEPLRLPEKSPELIARLNKLKAEQEQAEYNRMITNVDRKWNQSDGMHLGQEIRSGRKQLASIVNFLLSVVATFAFGYVASQYAFPSEAVRVLIGLSMAFAVAIAELYFMARVEI; this is encoded by the exons ATGGCGGTCGATCTAGTACTAACGAAACACATTCAAGAAGCCATTGTAGAGGCCTTGCAAAGCAACTATCTTCCCCATGATCTCGAAAAGCAGTTGTCACAGTACACTGGAGAATGCCTGGATAAGGATGAATCAAATTCAACCGAGAAGAAAATATCAGTCATTCCTTTCAAATTAGTGAAGAGGCTTTGGGAATGTCATTCAGAACATGTGGGCGCAG ATTTGCCCTCCAAGCTGTATTTACATGAACTTTTAACTGGGAGTGAAATTTATGTGGAGCCTTTAAGATTACCAGAAAAG AGTCCGGAACTGATAGCCCGTCTGAATAAGCTGAAAGCAGAACAAGAACAAGCAGAGTACAACAGAATGATCACTAATGTTGATAGAAAG TGGAATCAAAGTGATGGAATGCATCTTGGACAGGAAA ttcgcTCAGGACGGAAGCAATTGGCATCAATAGTTAACTTTCTCTTGTCAGTCGTAGCAACATTTGCCTTTGGTTACGTAGCATCTCAGTATGCTTTTCCCTCTGAAGCTGTG AGGGTTCTTATTGGTCTCTCAATGGCTTTTGCTGTAGCAATTGCAGAATTATACTTTATGGCCAGAGTAGAAATTTGA
- the LOC136929779 gene encoding neuronal pentraxin-2-like isoform X2 yields the protein MMVCEFSPRFVQDDTGECQMIDCGLDDPCSTERLVFSPGVVFQQIAATEFEEECHSQSEEHKEQSNFILDFPSPASESNYAKGNLKNPILTELTVCFWINSPKPEDRRTVFSYFGNNYKTELALEISDLNKIIFTVGGEERTITAEVNDSRWHHVCVVWSKSDGRFKFFQDGVVKEDKTEFRKNYSIISKGSLVLGQDQIDRNSFNLSKSFEGKLYNFNIWNRTLRKMTILRKFKNCRERGGNVIRWRRFKRGVKGNVKVVRPSACVLFNV from the exons ATGATGGTCTGTGAGTTTTCCCCGAGATTTGTTCAG GATGATACTGGCGAGTGTCAGATGATCGATTGCGGATTGGACGACCCATGCTCCACAGAGCGTCTTGTATTTTCTCCTGGAGTAGTATTTCAACAGATTGCGGCAACAGAG TTCGAGGAAGAGTGCCACTCACAGTCAGAAGAACACAAGGAACAATCAA ACTTTATTTTAGATTTTCCTTCACCCGCATCGGAATCCAATTACGCTAAAGGGaacttgaaaaatcccattctAACCGAGTTGACTGTGTGCTTCTGGATCAATAGCCCAAAACCCGAGGATCGCCGCACTGTGTTCAGCTACTTTGGAAACAACTACAAAACGGAGTTAGCGCTGGAGATTTCtgatttaaacaaaataatatttacagtGGGAGGAGAGGAAAG AACAATTACGGCTGAAGTAAATGACAGCAGATGGCACCATGTTTGCGTTGTGTGGTCGAAATCTGACGGGAGATTTAAGTTCTTCCAAGATGGAGTGGTTAAAGAAGACAAAACGGAATTTCGGAAAAATTACAGCATCATATCCAAAGGAAGTCTTGTCCTGGGACAGGACCAAATCGATCGcaattcatttaatttaagtAAATCATTCGAAGGCAAACTGTACAACTTTAATATATGGAATCGCACCCTACGTAAAATGACAATTCTCAGAAAGTTTAAAAACTGCCGAGAAAGAGGAGGGAACGTAATCAGATGGCGACGATTTAAACGTGGGGTTAAAGGAAACGTGAAAGTCGTTAGACCTTCCGCTTGCGTTCTCTTCAATGTGTAG
- the LOC136929776 gene encoding C-reactive protein-like, producing the protein MMVCEFSPRFVKVQVIFTTVAIISVLSTLSLAFHPVTFPNYALVGHTYRSLQGLEWLNCIRSCHEDPECFSYNFFHSTEDETGECQMIDCGLDDPCSAERLVFSPGVVFQQIAATEFEEECHSQSEENKEQSNFILDFPSPASESNYAEGNLKNPLPLTELTVCFWINSPKPEDRRTVFSYFGNNEKTELALEISDLHKTIFTVGGEERTITAEVSDSRWHHLCVLWSNSDGRFAFFQDGVGKESKREFRKNYSIIAKGSLVLGQDQIDRNSFDLSKSFEGKLYNFNIWNRTLPAIAILRKFKNCRKGRGNVAEWRRFESGVSGNVKVVRPSACVLFNK; encoded by the exons ATGATGGTCTGTGAGTTTTCGCCGAGATTTGTTAAGGTGCAGGTTATCTTCACCACCGTAGCGATAATTTCTGTGTTATCAACTTTATCGTTGGCATTTCACCCCGTCACTTTTCCCAATTACGCTTTAGTCGGCCATACGTATCGTTCGTTGCAAGGCCTTGAATGGCTTAATTGCATTCGTTCTTGCCACGAAGATCCGGAGTGTTTTTCCTACAACTTTTTTCATTCAACCGAGGATGAAACTGGCGAGTGTCAGATGATCGATTGCGGATTGGACGACCCATGCTCCGCAGAGCGTCTTGTATTTTCTCCTGGAGTAGTATTTCAACAGATTGCGGCAACAGAG TTCGAGGAAGAGTGCCACTCACAgtcagaagaaaacaaagaacaatCAA ACTTTATTTTAGATTTTCCTTCACCCGCATCGGAATCCAATTACGCTGAAGGGAACTTGAAAAATCCGCTTCCTCTAACCGAGTTGACTGTGTGCTTCTGGATCAATAGCCCAAAACCCGAGGATCGCCGCACTGTGTTCAGCTACTTTGGGAACAACGAAAAAACGGAGTTAGCGTTGGAGATTTCTGATTTAcacaaaacaatatttacagTGGGAGGAGAGGAAAG AACAATTACGGCTGAAGTAAGTGACAGCAGATGGCACCATCTTTGCGTTTTGTGGTCAAACTCTGACGGGAGATTTGCATTCTTCCAAGATGGAGTGGGTAAAGAAAGTAAAAGGGAATTTCGGAAAAATTACAGCATCATTGCCAAAGGAAGTCTCGTCCTGGGACAGGACCAAATCGATCGTAATTCATTTGATTTAAGTAAATCATTCGAAGGCAAACTGTACAACTTTAATATATGGAATCGCACCCTACCTGCAATAGCAATTCTCAGAAAGTTTAAAAACTGCCGAAAAGGAAGAGGGAACGTAGCTGAATGGCGACGGTTTGAAAGTGGGGTTAGCGGAAACGTGAAGGTCGTTCGACCTTCCGCTTGCGTTCTCTTCAATAAGTAG